A region of Rhodospirillales bacterium RIFCSPLOWO2_02_FULL_58_16 DNA encodes the following proteins:
- a CDS encoding hydroxyacid dehydrogenase, protein MSGGELILYTTEDGATEIQLRAISGTAWLTQEQMSTLFDRERSVITKHIANVFADGELVEESNVQILHIAHSDKPVRLYSLDMVLSVGYRVRSERGVQFRRWATTVLREYLVKGFVINDERLKDPKFDYFDELLERIRDIRASEARLYQKVRDILTLSVDYDAKADSVQTFYATIQNKMLYAVTHHTAAELIAARADANAPNMGLTSWRGGRVRKADVTTAKNYLGEAEIKELNLIVTMFLDTAELRSTRRQEIHLSEWEPILDGFLKSNELPMLRNAGRVSAKQAEKIANERYTMFDTQRKEAERRASEEADELEELKRIADSAQTAGKKRLSSGKKGDKR, encoded by the coding sequence ATGAGCGGCGGCGAGTTGATCCTCTACACTACCGAGGACGGGGCGACCGAGATTCAACTGCGGGCTATCAGCGGAACGGCTTGGTTAACCCAGGAGCAGATGTCCACGTTATTCGACCGCGAGCGTTCCGTCATAACCAAGCATATCGCAAATGTGTTCGCCGACGGTGAACTCGTTGAGGAAAGCAATGTGCAAATTTTGCACATTGCCCATTCCGACAAGCCGGTCAGGCTCTACAGCCTGGATATGGTCTTATCTGTCGGCTATCGGGTGCGCTCCGAGCGGGGAGTTCAGTTCCGGCGCTGGGCGACCACGGTCTTGCGGGAATATCTGGTCAAGGGTTTTGTCATAAACGACGAACGCCTGAAAGACCCGAAGTTCGATTATTTTGACGAACTATTGGAGCGCATACGGGACATCCGCGCCTCGGAAGCCCGGCTCTACCAGAAAGTACGCGATATCCTGACCCTGTCCGTCGATTACGACGCCAAGGCCGATTCGGTCCAGACCTTCTACGCCACCATCCAGAACAAGATGCTTTACGCCGTCACCCACCACACCGCCGCCGAACTGATCGCGGCGCGGGCCGACGCGAATGCACCGAACATGGGGCTGACCAGTTGGAGGGGTGGGCGGGTGCGCAAGGCCGACGTGACCACCGCCAAGAATTATCTAGGCGAGGCCGAGATCAAGGAACTGAACCTGATCGTCACCATGTTCCTTGATACCGCCGAATTGCGCTCGACGCGCCGCCAGGAAATTCATTTGTCCGAATGGGAGCCGATCCTGGACGGCTTTCTTAAATCCAACGAACTGCCCATGCTTCGTAATGCCGGGCGCGTCTCGGCCAAGCAGGCGGAAAAGATCGCCAACGAACGCTACACCATGTTCGATACCCAGCGGAAAGAGGCTGAACGCCGGGCTTCTGAGGAAGCTGACGAACTGGAGGAACT